A single region of the Nicotiana sylvestris chromosome 6, ASM39365v2, whole genome shotgun sequence genome encodes:
- the LOC138871016 gene encoding uncharacterized protein: METLHETWSRFKGMLVICPHHGIPDQMLGQRFYMGLSYSMKNIVDVSAGGAFLSKTWREGQSLLDKMAHNSGWTTRNALITLVVHSVPFDPLNSMAENVATLLTQMSILTKKVKESGQKQQVHIVDTTNGGLCTSCISQPIGNPWNAEHDHHHQHPEDMNYVSNYGGQRQGNQNWGQQTQQPYRPPQPQYNTGNMGGMRPPNNMAPYPRSQGYNSQQQGYLPPQQQHGGRQEDGFTRLEAMMQQGTLPADTQINPKDQGPKQLMAEEKNTQQETEKVAKAVEEPVVEIVAEKEKSQEIGKKRPPAPFP; the protein is encoded by the exons atggagacactgcatgagaCATGGAGCCGGTTTAAAggaatgttggttatatgtccacaccatggtattccagatcagatgttgggaCAACGGTTTTACATGGGACTGTCATATAGCATGAAGAACATTGTAGATGTCTCAGCTGGTGGGGCCTTTTTGAGCAAAACTTGgagagaaggtcagagtctgctTGACAAAATGGCTCACAATTCGGGGTGGACGACGAGGAATGCACTTATCACTCTAGTGGTACACTCAGTGCCTTTTGACCCATTAAATTCCATGGCTGAAAATGTGGCGACCCTTTTGACACAgatgagcatactcaccaaaaaggtgaaGGAATCGGGGCAGAAACAGCAAGTGCACATTGTAGATACcaccaatgggggcttgtgcacatcttgcattagtcagccaattggtaatcCGTGGAATGCTGAACATGATCATCATCATCAGCACCCTGAGGACATGAACTATGTGTCAAactatggaggccagagacagggcAATCAGAACTGGGGTCAGCAAACTCAGCAGCCATACAGACCACCTCAGCCACAATACAACActggaaacatgggaggtatgagaccccccaacaatatggcaccttatcCAAGGTCACAGGGGTACAACAGTCAACAACAAGGATATCTCCCACCTCAGCAACAACATGGTGGAAGGcaagaagatgggttcacaagacttgaagcaatgatgcagcag GGGACATTACCTGCAGATACCCAAATTAATCCTAAAGATCAGggcccgaagcagctgatggcg GAAGAAAAGAATACTCAGCAGGAGACCGAGAAAGTTGCTAAAGCAGTTGAAGAGCCGGTAGTAGAGATAGTTGCTGAGAAAGAAAAGTCCCAAGAGATTGGGAAGAAACGACCTCCTGCTCCATTTCCATAG